The sequence TCGTGACCAGAGAACCAGCTTCTGAATCTGAAGCCTTGCTTGGAATGGATCTTGTCAGGTGGGTGGCTTGCCGAGCTGTGACCAGCCGTTCAAACACCAAAGGTTTAGATGATGATAATACAACTTTGTGGTATTGGCATTAggagattttaaaacaatattagcAGGAGACCTGTCTAGGCAGAGCTCCAGACACAGCTGAGTTAGCACTTGGAATCTGAATTTGGCTACCAAGTATGTACCAGTCTAATGTGGGTTCACTAAACCTACCTTGTCTACCTACCCTACAGCCTTGCAGCCCTACAGGCTACAGCGGCTGTTCTGACAGGATGAGAGGTGATTACATTGTTAGTAAGGAACTGCTAACTAATTTGTAACATCAGATTGCTGGTGGGTCCGTCCTTCTCCCCCGCTTTACAACAGTCTACTCTGACCTAAAAAGCTTATCCTGGGCTTATAGCCAACTGTAGGCATAAACAAACTACTATGCCTCGCTTCAGCCCATGCATACCAGTGCAAACCATTGCACTTATTTAAATGCTGGCAAACAAACTCCTGTAAGTCTGTTCATTTAAGGCTGTCTGCCTGAAAGGCTTGTGCTGTGCTATGAGCCTCAACCTGCATGCTGATCTTGCAGTGAAGAGAATTCAAAGGAGAgttgggtgggggaagaaagctGAAAGTAGAAGAACATGAGAACGTGGTGCAAACTTGTTacaaagagaaagggaggaaatggaCTCAAATGTAGTTAAAGATGGAACAGGACAGCAACCGCTTATTTAAGCAAATCAATGTTAGACCCAGTGGACCTGCTGGAATTTGCCCTAGGATATTTAATGGGTGGGCTGAATTCACCAATTTCAGGTGAATtctcatttttcttgagaactAGTGAAAGATGGGATTGGTTCTGGATTATTAGAAAAGGTTAAATTTTGTGGCAATACTTAATAGAGTTAAAAAGAATTGTGGTTATAGACCAGCTTAACCTCAGttcctgaaagggaaaaaacccacttaaatATCAAGGAGTTGATAAATGTGCAATAATAACTGTTAGTcaagaaaaatccttttaaacCATTCTACTTTATTCCTGTCATGAGTTAACAAACGTTATGGATAGAGGACAGGAAATAGATACCTTGACTTTTAAGAGGGCATTAATACCTTAGAAGGTGTTCTCCTAAGCAGGCTGGGAAGCATGAGTTAGAAGAAATTGTTGTTAGGTGTATAGTTGCCTGAAACTGTAATTGTAAAAGTTCTCTAACGATGTCTCTGCAGAAATACAGTATCTGGTTCTAGCTACCAAAAATCAAGAGGAGTATGAGCCAGTTGGAGAGAATGCAGTTGGAAATGGGGAATATCATCAGAGATCTATAGAATCTGACCAATCAGAAAATCAGGAAGGCTTTGGGGTTAcgtttttctttggtattttctCTAAACTCTGTATTACTGAAGGAATCTGTGGAGAAGCTGTACCTAGGAGGACTAGTGAGTTCAGCTGCATCAAGTGAGGCTGAAAAGACTTGGGGGCTCTTTTAAGAAAACGTAGCTTcttaaaagctgggggaagaaggcagAAGCGGGGGGCATTTGGAGTTACCATTACGTGTGAAgaagccctgcttccctggagacGGCTGAACAGCTGCCTggcaatgggaagtagtgaatgaattcctagttttgctttgcttgtatgtgcagcttttgctttacttattgtctttatctcaacccatgagttttctcgcttttactcttctgattttttcctccatcccacctggggtgagtgagcgagtggctgtgtggtgcttatttgctggctggggttaaaccacaagagTTCTTTTTGTCAAGGAAAGGGATTTGTTAGGTGACCTTCAAGCTccacctttattttttccctcctactgCCATCCTTTTGAAACTTTAACAAACTGTTGGTTTAGATGCAGAGCTCTGCTTATTTTGGTCATAGCTATTGCAGTGTCAAAATACTGTTGAACATTCAAATATATATGTCATCCAGCAGCGATAGATTTACCCACACTAGCAAATCAGGAGGTATCAAAATAAGGGAAAACTGGTCATAAACCAGGAGTGATCATCACCTGTAGATATTACCCAcccctctcttccttcttctctgtgAAAGAAATTGACTGTAGCTCAAATGCAGAGACTGCTTCAGGCAAGGAGAACTAGAGATGTGTTGCAGACTACCGTCTGCCTCTTGTTCCAGCCAAAGTGATTCCTTCTCTTACTGTGAAGACTTGGCCAGTTGCATTAAGCTTATCTGGTTTGGATCACCTAATAGAATAGAGAGCCATCAAGTACAAAACCAATCATATAGGCTGCAGTGAAGcagctgccaccagctctgcctctTTTTACCCACCTGCAGAACAGACTAATTCTATCGCTCAGGATTtattggaataaaataaaataaaaacaaacaaacaaaacaaaacaacagaggTGTTTTAAGCCTGATTAAGAAATGCACATCTCTGCTGGCCAAATTTTTCTCACACCTATGTATATGTTGGACTTCTGCTTCTGTGTTAGATCTTAGCTGAAGGATGAAGACTGCCACTCTATGTGTGCACATATGACTAGCTGCTTGCAAAAGAAGCTAAAAGATTCATACTTTGAAACATGTTCTTCAGAGCAGCTGTAAGAGTTATCAGCCCAGGACTGTCATCCAGGTAGTAGAATCAATTTTTAGGGGAGCCTGAGCATTCGGGCAAGAGTTTGCTTCTGCATTCTGTTAAAGTGATTATTCTTTTTCCATAGGGGAGACTTCTCTCTTTGCACTCATCTGGAATTTTCACTTTTCAGTTAGGCTTTAAAATCCAGCCAACATGGGCAAAGGCTGTTGTTGAGTGTTGTGAGAGCACATGGCGTTAAACAGGCCAGAAGCATCTTTCAGCCGGGTAGTATCATTCTAgtgtgttttgttgttgaaaTAGGAAATTGAAAATTCATCCCACAACCTCAtagacaaagcattttttttttcagtaaagatcATGATGGACGTTAGTAAAGATGTCTTTCATGAAGTTTCTAGCTTGTTTAGTAACTGGCTGCTGGCTTAATGACTGAAAACTGTGTTACCTAGTATGTTGTAAGTATGCTAGTATACCATAGTATGGCTACCTAGTGTACTGTCTCTATATATATACCTAGTATACTGTAGTATACTGCTCTATCTGAGGATTAAGACAGATATTTACAGATTTGTGGCTTGATAGTGTATCACAGCATGTTAGAACCTATGAATGATTCTGAAGAAATGAATAAAGTTCATGTGATTGACTTGAGGGGTAGAAGTTGGTCCTGCTCCACCCGGGCTCGTCCCTGTCTTAGTTTATCTAAATGAAGAATATGAACCTAGTCACAACAGACAGAAAAATTGTGAGAAAATGGGTTCCAGCACAAATTCTGaagaaatgcttcttttctgATCTAGGGATTTATTCAAAAGCTGGTCTTGGAAAGCTGCACCAGTATTGCTGCACTGGTTAGCTTATCAGGATTTTCTTCAGATATCCTAGTGCAGtgaagttttctttgtttttgaggCACAGTTGCCTCTATAAAGCACCCCTTTACTTAAGGAAGTACATTCATATGAAGAGATGGTGTACTGTTTTACTTATGCTGATACAGTTAGAACAGGACAACGTTATCATAGAAAAGATGAAGAATATGAAGAAACCTGTAAAATACACCCTTACTTTTGCATTGTTCTCTTAATTTTTAATCCCTATGTGTTTgtattatttctttgttcttttaattCACTGGTGCAATCACTTTTTCAGAACCACACAGAGATGCCAGTCTTGGCAGGGAGTCAAGAACACTCCTTAAAATAGTATTAATTTGTTTACTGATCTCTTTCCCTAGAGACATCAAAACTCAATAAAGCAGAATGTCATCATCACGTATGTTAGTTCCTTCATTTGGAAAGCCTGCACCTGGATATGTGAAGTTGAAAAGCTTAAGATAATGTTGTTTTGGCAAGGTTATAATAAACTATGATAGCACATTAGATGTACTGAGGGAGTGGATTGTACTAAGTCACTGAAAATTTCTTAATAAATAATTCAAGTTCTCATCTGGGAGTGAAATGTCTTAAAACTTTTCTTCCAGCTTGCCTTGAAGGGTGCTCTGAAATGTGTTACTGGGAGGGTTATGCTGCAGTTACCCAGGACAGTGATGCTGAGATAACTGGCAAGACCTGCAGTTTGTGGAGATGAGCTGTGTggtggttgtgtagggttttttttttttgttttctttgtttttcgcTGTCCCTTGTGACTGATAGATAGGAGCACCCAAACAAAAGCAGAGCCTGTGCCTTTgttaaaggaaagcaaatgtaACATTGGagccatttgcaaaaaaaaaatatctggaagaTATTTCTTCAGCCTGAATCTCTGCTGTAGTTTTGATAGAGAAAGCTAGACTATAACcatctcagaagaaaaattattaaaagtttTTATGTGACATTATGTCTCTTGGCAGGTTTTGATCTTAATTATTACCAAATGGTCATAAACTGGGGAGAAGGGAGTAGTTTATCACTGAATCTAGTGACTATATAGTCTTGAAGGTAGTTGTCAGACTGTTCATTTACCTGCAGCAGTGACAGCTCTTGGAGGTGTTCTTAGGGAATCAATAAAACATGCTTTTGGACTGGCTTTTAAATGATGTCTATGGTGTGTGCTAAGACCAGCATCTCTGTATTGCTCTGAAAAAGCGGTTGCACCACTGATGAAAAGAATGAAGGAATAACATAAATGCATAGGGACTAAAAATGAAGACAACAATGCAAAAGAAGTTTCAGCTAATGCGAGAAAGATGAGAGTGGCAGACTCTATAAATGCAAAGTAAGAAGGTGATGGGAGAGAAATTGTTACTGTAAGGCTAGAGCCTAAAATTCGAGTTGGGTCTACTTTGTCACTAAGTGATAAATAGAAGCTTCTGAGAGAGATGAAAGCACTGTTTCCAATAATTCAACCTAAAATAAGGCTAATAGCGGCCAACTATTTAACAAATCAGGCCCAGTGCAGAGATCAAGTTGGGAAAGTATTTAGATCAACAAATCTGTATTCAAGTTCTCAGGACCTGATTTGTGAACTGTAGtttttaagagagagagagagtagtGTTTTCTTGTCATGTAATTTCCAGGGAAATGGAAAGGGCTAATATAgtacttaaatttaaaaaggtgGATTTCATGAAACTATCCATCAGTCAAATGACTTTGTCCATAGAGCTATTTGAGTAAGATACAATAGTAAGATGACACAACCAACAGAGAGGAATTTTGGACTGATCCGGGTAGCTCTCCCAGAGGATAGAGGCATGGATATActgctgtttaaaataatttccttgttaCCTGTAATTGCATTTTGGAACTGGTGGAATCATTTGCAGGTCTGATTTGGACTCTTCTGGTTACTGCTTTCATTGTTGCCTTGATTAAGGCTGCAAATTATCTCAAGTGATTATTTCATCCCGTTTGTTCAAGGCAGGATACCATCATTCCTTATAGTTTTGTAAAACCTATTCTTGTGCCTCAGTTAACTTTTCCCTAAAATACGCTTACTTTGctcaaacttctttttaaaatcacattcttTAGACATATGGGTACTCTCAGTTCAGACAAAAGCTGTATCTGGTGTTTAATTGTTAAACTTTTTTTGAGGCAGCCTCTGCAGGAATACTGAAGCATGACTCTGCACAAATGCTTCTGTCTACAGCATGCAATATGCATCAAAGGATAACATACATCTAGTTTCCGTGGTCAATTAAATATTGGAGCATTGGGAaagagaggttgtagagagattgAAATACTGAatacttcttcccttttttgaTCTCTGGTAATATTAATTTGCAGTTTCTCACTATTCTGTACAGAAATGTAAATTTGCCTACAACTGTTACTTTAAAAAGACCTTTGCAAGTTGTCCTTCAAATTCATTCTGCTTGGGGGGTGGGATAAATAGAACATTGTATGTTTACAGTGCAGTTGAGGCCATTGGTTGGTAAttggactcttttttttaaaacctaaaatCCAACTATGATAGGCTTGAGAATAAAGAACCACTatagaaaataaagatttcaaaCAAATAACTTTAGTATCTCATCCAGTAATTCTAGTAACTCATTAAAGCAAGAATTCTTACACTAGGCATACCTGGCACTTTGGCATTTTAAAACCATATCTGTGCTGATGTTTAATAATGTATGGACACCTCACTGTCACATGTCTGTCTGAATCTCTGTTTTACCCTTTCCTGATAGACTTGGCCTAGAAAGAGGTGCAACAGCTAAAGAAGCACTGGATGTAATAGTTGCTCTGTTGGAAGAGCATGGACAAGGTGGAAATTATTATGAAGATGGGAGTTCATGCCATACTTTCCAAAGTGCATTTTTGATTGTGGATAGAAATGAAGCCTGGATACTGGAGACTTCTGGAAAGTACTGGGCAGCAGAAAAAATCACAGGTCAGTTTATCACTCACGCAAACCTCTATTGCTATAAAGATGTAAAGAATTGTCTTGGAAGAATTGCTCTTACAGTCATTGACTTTAAATTAGTGACTAATTTATGCAAATGTTTGATGAAGTCATTGCATTTTAACCTATGTTTatagtactgttttttttttttaaatgttgatttgcATTGGCTATGTAACTTAGCATTTTCTGTGAAACTGGAGATTGTTACCTGTATACATAAGCAACATAATCATCATGCTTAAACTTTTTTCTCTGGTAAGTGTTGTTTTCCCAGATTTATTTGCTGTTTGGAATGTTTCAAGTGTCTTTTTGATGGAGTTAATACCCAAATTTTTACTTGCAAATCTAAAATATTAAGATGGAAGGGTAAGCATTGATAGCTTTGAGAAAAGAGCTTATGTTAAGTGATAAATTGAATGGGCTGCTCCTAGTTGCTTTACTGCAATAGATACAGTCCCCTCACACCCCTATTTCTTATCTGACACTGCAAAACAAtgcttttctgctctttaaaCTTGTAggtggtttctttttctgtatgtgtGAAGCCAGAGCTGCCAGACAACTTCTAGATTTCACTGCTTGGTGGCTGAACTTACTTaaaactttaccagcaactatgTGCTGCTttcatataataatataatataactGTCTAAGGCATATACTTAATTTATTCTCAGTTGTTGTTTTTAGTTTtgaagggttttttatttttgttagagTAGAGCTTTTCAAAATTTACTCACATTTGAATGAATTAAAAATTCAGAGGATTATAAAAATCCCTGCTTTGAGATATGACAGATCTGTTCAGTTCTCTTTTTGTTTCCCCTTGACTGAAAAGGTAGTAGATAGCAGatatggggaggagggaggttgAACTTTGAAAGTACCAAAGCAAGGAAATAACAGCAGGCTGTGCAGTGTTGGATGACAGCCTATTGTCAGTTCATGCCATCAAATGTGAATCAGCTGCCTTAGCAGGGATGGTGTTTTCCCAAGCAAAGCTTGCATTTTAAGGATACCTACAAGATGGAGGAAGTCTTCTAGCACAACAGATACCAAACATAGAGGAGGGAAGACTGATAATGCTGTCCCGATCTAAATTCTGGAAAGCAGCGGCTCCTTGGGGTTCCCAGGATTATGTAGTGACAGCCTGCCTTCTCCTGTTGACCTACCTGGCTGGTATCTGAGGAACAGTGGTTTTTACTTAGCCTTTTTAGCTGCATCAGCAATACATAACCTTCACGTCCTTCTTCCCAGCAAATAAACTGTTGCCTTCATCTGCTGCTTGCAGCTTTTTGAAATGATACTCCAGCTCTGTTCTGATTTTGACTCTTCAGGAGGTCCCTGTGAGCCGCAGATAGAGTAGTTTCCATCTCCTGCAGCCTGCTGAGGCTGCCAGGAGGAAAGGCTGCTGGCTATGTAAGAACTGTATTTCATACTTTGTTCAGGGGGTTCTTTTTTGCAACCATAAGCATGCCTCTTAAGCTTTCAAATGAATGCAGAAATGCTGCTAAAACAGGGAAAATGTGTCATTCCCCAGTgtgaaggcatttttttcctgactccATCCTCAGAGTTGTTCTGTTTCTAATATTACTGCTGCAGTTCTGTAAAGCTTATAGTGAATGTCTATCAGGCATCTCTTTGACAGTAATTTAAGGATAAACACTTTAAAATCCTTCCTATTACCGTTCTTCAGTCTGAGTGGAAGAATTATTTGCTTGATagattttcattttttgagaGGGATTAAAACCATGAAATACTATTTTATGCGAGTTACTAAATGCACTATTTAAAGAGCTCTTAAGGAGTGGCTCGCCTAGCTTGATACGAACACAAGTATTCCTATCATTCAAGTCAAGAAAATTCCCTGGCAGGTATTCTGTTTGAAAGCGTGACTCAGAACAAACTGTCAGTGACCTAGTACAAGTCAGAACTGAATGACAGTGACTTCTATGCAGACTGATGCACAGAAATTCCTACTGTTGTTACTCATTTAATTTGCATACGTGAGGCATTACAAAAGCAAGTTCACTTTTGTGGAAGGCAGTATTAATAACTTTCACAAATACTGCTTTGgtttctgtttaagaaaaaagttgtgcCAAATTCCAGAATCTGGTCTTATTTTAGTTTACAGATTTACTTTATCAGCTCTTTCCTTGGCTTCCAACGCATTTGCTTTATTCTCTCTGAGGAGTATCTGCAGCAGCCACTGTTAGTCATGCTGTAGATACATGGATATAAGCACTGCGGTATTTTtgagaaaagcaaatttaaaaaaacccttaatattCTTTGAAGGTTACttacaatttctttttacttcgtgccattttaaaatttgagattaaaaatgaagtttaataTAAACCTCTCTACCTGCTTACAATAAAGTTGCATTTCAACTGGGAAGCTTACAGCAACTggtaagattttaaaaacattttcctaaTTAAATTTTCAATTTTGAGGGGCAAAGAAGGGTCATTAAACTCAATACAGCTTTGCTGAAATATACTTTGAAATCAAGTCAGACCTCAAGCCTTGTTGTGACAGTGGAATAAaccactggagaaaaaaatcaggcaagtgCCTTTGGCATTTGGAGGCCACTGTTACTTCATGGTCAGAATGTATGAGGTACAGATTGTGAAACTGGTATTCTGACTAAATAGCACTATTAATCACAAATTGATTTAAGTGTAAATACTTCAGTAGGGCACAGAGAACTGAGTTCTGCAACCCGCAGTGACTGGTAATTCTGTGTCTGTGTAGTTACGTAGTCATGCCAAATGCACATCCTAACCAATGGTTTAATTTGTCTCCAGCTTCTCCCAGAAAAAACTGTATTAATGCTTTCTCTTAATATGTGGCCCTTTCTACAGAGGGGGTGAAATGCATTTGCAATCAGCTTTCGTTAACTACAAAAATTGATGCTGAGCATCCTGAACTAAGGAATTATGTGAGAAGTCAAGGCTGGTGGAATGGAGACTCGGACTTcaatttttctgaagtgttctcTCTTGCTGATGACCATTTAGCCTGCTGTTCTGGCAAGGAGAGCCTAGAAAAGCAAGGTGGTAAGTGTTGAAGTGTGTGCAGCACGATTTTTAGTCACTACTTCCTCCTTTCAGGTGTTCTGTCCAGAACTACATGTGAATACCTCTACATGTAACCCATGTGGAAAGGAAGACAAGAACCGAAGACTGTCCCTAAACTTGCCACGAGTTAGGATGAAGCCCTTAATATTGTCCTCAAGTTTAAGGCTTTAAAACAGGATTGCAATTATAAAAGAACTTTCTTCATTGTTGTTCTGATGTACATGATGTGCCACTACATTTGTGATTTGGTGTAATTATAGTGGCCCTACCTTCTACTAAAATtatagtatttaaaaaagaaataaaatggccTCACATACAAAAGTATGAGCTCAATGGATTCTACACTTTGGGAGGTTTGCTTAGGCTTTTGGGAAAGGAACTAAGATCATAGTTTAAGGAAAAGCAATGCTAGTCAGTTGCAAACTGAAGTCCCTTTTTCATTGTAAAGGAGAACAAAGTTACCAGAACGGACGATGTGCCAATTGCCTCCAGTCCAAGGAAGGGTTTATTTCCAGACCAAAATTTATTAATGACTTAAGTTCACTGCAGCTAGCCAGAATAGCTCTGAAATGACCAGCCTGCAGCAGTGCATGGCAGTCATGTATCTGCTCTTTCATGTGTGAAAAATGGTACGCAttaatctttttataaaaagccCTTTACTACAGATGTGAATTTACTAGATAGTTAGCATTTTCACATGTTGGCAAATGTCAAGAAGAGTGTAAAGGTGAAAAATTTATTGAAATGAAGAATTCCTGATAAGGCTATAGAACATCTGAGAGGCAGATAGACTAATTCTGAAGGACCGTAGGTGAAAGGTCTTAATAAACCTGCATTATAGCTCTAAAAAACCTCAGGGCCCCTACAGGCTGCAAATCTTGCAGACTGCTGGGTCATTCCATGTCTCCTGGTGTATTGAGGCAGCCATGCAAGAAGGGTGAATCTGTGCAGGATTTGAGAAGTTGCTGGGGAAGAAGTCCTACCTGCCAAAGGGCTAGTGCAAGAAAATACAGAGGTGCCATGGGGAGAACACTGTGATAAGACACAGGCAGGAAATAGAATGAGATCAAGGGATTCTTATAGATAGTGGTTTGCAGAAAAATCTCAGAGTCTAGGTCTGCTGCTGTAACACCTGTGAATGCGAGATGATGTTTCAAAATTTTGGCTTGAGAGCTAATGGAAATAGATGAGAAGTGAGGGATCAGGCTGCTCCCATTCTGCCTGGGCTTGGGTAGAGGTAGCTTCTTACATAAAACACCCATTTCCCTCTAAGTTCATAGTTCATAGTCTGTTCGTAGTGATTGCTAAAGCAATATTACAGATAGGATGGCCTTCTTCCtgtaaaatgcctttttaatgacatttctccCTACTTAGCAATTGTAATGCCTAATTAATTCTTCTTACAGGTCTCTCTTACTAGCTAGGCAAGTTCATTCTGGGTTTAAATAGAAACTATTAACTGGGATTTGTGACATGCCTGTGCCGAGTGTCACTGATCATATTAGGCCAAAGCCAAGGCTAAAATCCTTACCTGGCATCCAAGCAGTTGAAAACTcaggaatgtttttttccccttcatataGGTGACGTTTCTGCACAAGCTATGATTGATGTCCTGCGTGACAAGGACAGCGGTGTCTGTGTAGACTCTGAATCTTTCCTTACTACATCTAGCATAGTGTCTGTCCTGCCTCAGGACCCTAGTTTTCCCTGTGTTCATTACTTCACTGGCACGCCAGACCCTTCAAGGTAAGCGACAGCACTGGGGTTCCCTGGGGGCAGAGCAGGTGACAGGTTGAAAGATACTAAACAAACCTTGTTACCCAAATTGGAACGTGCTTCAAAGGCGTGTTCTAACCAGAAATGCAATCAGTAGTTGTTGGTGTGCAATCTGACAGTCCTGCGTTACTGAATTCTGTCTTGCTGCAATTCTAAATGGATACCACTGGCCTGAAAGGCCCTAAATTCAGAGCTTTTAGAGTAAATGCAGTTGAGGGAGGACCCAGGAGCTACTACTCCAGCATAGTTGCTTCCCAGTGAGTTCTTGCTGAGATTATGAGGTTGTGGAGCattttagtcacttctcttgaaCAGAGGTGGGTGCAAAACTGAAACTAATATAGTGTCTAAATAGCGAGGCGGGAGTGTGTAGTATAGGTAGCCTTGTATGACATCAAAATGTTAACTGAGCAATACATCTGCAACTCTCAAGTATCCCAAGTGTGGTTTTTATTGGAGGGACAATTTCCAGTTGGTTTAAATCAGGTCTTCTGGTCTTCTCTAGTTGAAAGTAGCAGAGGAGATAAGGGAAGTCATGGGCCACATCATCAAAGAACTAATGAATTATCTTGTGTTTTAAACAGAATCCACCTGGGATTCACAGAAATTAAACTAAGCCACTTGCAGTTATTCAGGAGATCTGCCACTTGCATTGAGGTAAAGAGgttatggggagaaaaaaaatggtgccCTTGAGCAGCTGACAGTCACTCCTGTAAGAAGAGTGGTAGTAAGCATTAGGTTCTACCAAGGGCCACAGAAGTCATCCATGCCAAAGGGACTTTCCACCAACCTTGCATTATGCAACTCAGACTTTCAGGGTTAAATACGAAGTTTGAGCTTGCTTACCAAAACTTTTCTTTGTC comes from Numenius arquata chromosome 7, bNumArq3.hap1.1, whole genome shotgun sequence and encodes:
- the SCRN1 gene encoding secernin-1, encoding MAAAPPSYCFVAFPPCSKDGLVVFGKNSARPRDEVQEVVYFAAATHDPGSKVECTYIEIEQVPKTHAVVLSRPSWLWGAEMGANEHGVCVANEAIVTREPASESEALLGMDLVRLGLERGATAKEALDVIVALLEEHGQGGNYYEDGSSCHTFQSAFLIVDRNEAWILETSGKYWAAEKITEGVKCICNQLSLTTKIDAEHPELRNYVRSQGWWNGDSDFNFSEVFSLADDHLACCSGKESLEKQGGDVSAQAMIDVLRDKDSGVCVDSESFLTTSSIVSVLPQDPSFPCVHYFTGTPDPSRSIFKPFIFVDDVKLVPKVQSPSFGNDDPAKKIPRFQEKPDRRHELYKAHEWARSLLENDQDKGQKLMRIMLELEKQGLEAMEDILTRTEVLDPAEVVDLFYDCVDTELKFFK